In Oryzias melastigma strain HK-1 linkage group LG10, ASM292280v2, whole genome shotgun sequence, a single window of DNA contains:
- the LOC112153809 gene encoding D(1) dopamine receptor has translation MDLMNFTTVIDNGFLDETPSSRVLTGCFLSLLILTTLLGNTLVCAAVTKFRHLRSKVTNFFVISLAVSDLLVAILVMPWKAVTEIAGFWPFGSFCDTWVAFDIMCSTASILNLCVISLDRYWAISSPFRYERKMTPRVAYVMISVAWTLSVLISFIPVQLNWHKAQSKSFKPFTESFVSLGSNATSHRNPENCDSSLNRTYAISTSLISFYIPVAIMVATYTQIYRIAHRQIRRISALERAAESAKNRHNSMGRGSSIADSESSFKMTFKRETKVLKTLSVIMGVFVCCWLPFFILNCMVPFCEQSSGGEAFPCISPTTFDVFVWFGWANSSLNPIIYAFNADFRKAFSILLGCHRLNPGGHNIQTASLNKK, from the coding sequence ATGGATCTCATGAACTTTACAACTGTAATCGATAATGGATTTTTGGATGAAACGCCATCGAGCCGTGTCCTGACGGGCTGTTTTCTCTCCCTGCTCATCCTCACCACCTTGTTGGGAAACACTCTCGTTTGCGCCGCCGTCACCAAGTTTAGGCACCTGCGCTCTAAGGTGACCAACTTTTTTGTGATCTCGCTGGCGGTGAGTGACCTTTTGGTGGCGATCCTGGTGATGCCGTGGAAGGCGGTGACGGAGATTGCAGGCTTCTGGCCGTTTGGGTCTTTCTGTGACACCTGGGTGGCGTTTGACATTATGTGCTCCACGGCGTCCATTTTGAACCTTTGCGTCATAAGCTTGGACCGGTACTGGGCCATCTCAAGCCCCTTTCGTTATGAAAGGAAGATGACACCCAGGGTTGCCTATGTGATGATTAGCGTGGCCTGGACCTTGTCTGTCCTCATTTCCTTCATACCCGTGCAACTGAACTGGCACAAGGCCCAGTCTAAATCTTTCAAGCCTTTCACTGAGTCATTTGTGTCACTGGGCTCAAACGCTACATCGCACCGCAACCCAGAGAACTGTGACTCAAGCCTGAACAGGACCTACGCCATCTCCACCTCTCTGATAAGCTTTTACATCCCCGTGGCCATCATGGTGGCCACATACACGCAGATCTACCGCATCGCTCACAGACAAATCCGGAGGATCTCTGCTCTGGAGCGTGCAGCCGAAAGCGCCAAGAACAGGCACAACAGCATGGGCAGAGGATCCAGCATCGCAGACTCTGAGAGCTCTTTCAAAATGACTTTCAAGAGGGAGACAAAAGTGCTGAAGACGCTGTCTGTGATAATGGGAGTGTTTGTGTGCTGCTGGCTCCCATTCTTCATCCTAAACTGCATGGTGCCCTTCTGCGAGCAGTCAAGCGGAGGAGAGGCTTTCCCCTGCATCAGCCCCACCACCTTTGACGTGTTTGTGTGGTTCGGCTGGGCTAATTCCTCCCTCAACCCCATCATATATGCCTTCAACGCCGATTTCCGCAAGGCCTTCTCCATCCTGCTGGGCTGCCACAGACTGAATCCAGGAGGCCACAACATACAGACAGCCAGTCTAAACAAGAAATGA